A genomic segment from Triticum dicoccoides isolate Atlit2015 ecotype Zavitan chromosome 1A, WEW_v2.0, whole genome shotgun sequence encodes:
- the LOC119270166 gene encoding uncharacterized protein LOC119270166 produces MGGQRVEDGRPPSNLQRFLDCTTPTVDTHILPKTNGRLSNDAWHHADADSLEYFNLADLWEQYYEWSAYGAGATVQLHGGDKVVQYYVPYLSGIQLYTNKVLNASRSFGEDYGMDFWSDDDDNEKMSRSWSSTSDDSFNCDVVGGNRRRPGHLYFEFFEVCSPYGRIPLMDKVYELSQGFPGLTSLKSVDLSPVSWMSVAWYPIYHIPYQRNVKDLSACFLTYHTISSSFQDHTPETMTYGSAASGKQNDQKANTVSLAPFGLAANKIQGSLWTNPRTGDHKRIVSLFGAADSWLKQLGVRHHDFNYFVTHSM; encoded by the exons ATGGGCGGGCAGAGGGTGGAGGACGGCCGCCCGCCGTCCAATCTGCAGCGCTTCCTCGACTGCACCACCCCGACAGTCGACACGCACATTCTCCCCAAG ACCAATGGCCGGCTGTCCAATGACGCGTGGCACCATGCCGACGCCGACAGCCTCGAGTACTTCAACCTCGCCGACCTGTGGGAGCAGTACTACGAGTGGAGCGCGTACGGCGCCGGAGCCACCGTGCAGCTGCACGGAGGGGACAAGGTGGTTCAGTACTACGTCCCGTACTTGTCAGGGATACAGCTATACACCAACAAAGTCCTCAATGCATCCAG GAGTTTTGGTGAGGATTATGGCATGGACTTCTGGAGCGATGATGACGACAATGAGAAGATGTCAAGATCCTGGAGCTCAACATCTGACGACTCATTTAACTGCGACGTGGTAGGAGGGAACAGGAGGCGACCTGGCCATTTGTACTTTGAGTTCTTTGAAGTTTGCTCTCCTTATGGAAGGATCCCCCTCATGGATAAG GTATATGAATTATCCCAGGGCTTTCCTGGGTTGACATCGCTGAAGAGTGTCGACCTTTCGCCTGTCAGTTGGATGTCAGTTGCCTG GTATCCTATCTACCACATTCCCTACCAACGCAATGTGAAGGACTTGTCTGCGTGCTTCCTAACTTACCATACCATTTCCTCTTCATTTCAAG ATCACACACCGGAGACCATGACCTATGGCTCAGCTGCCAGTGGGAAACAGAATGACCAGAAGGCCAACACAGTATCACTAGCCCCGTTTGGACTCGCAGCAAACAAGATACAGGGCTCTCTGTGGACCAACCCCAGGACAGGAGATCATAAGAGGATCGTCTCCCTCTTCGGCGCAGCAGACTCTTGGCTTAAGCAGCTTGGAGTCCGGCACCATGACTTCAACTACTTCGTCACTCACTCCATGTGA